From the genome of Neisseria lisongii, one region includes:
- the pdxH gene encoding pyridoxamine 5'-phosphate oxidase gives MNLHDIREDYSKQELSEAQCHADPIVQFEQWLNEAVQAQVNEPTAVNVAAVGEDGRPNSRMVLLKEVNPQGFVFFTNYNSRKGKSYAAHPFAAMTFFWPELERQVRVEGRIEKLSAEASDEYFDSRPYTSRIGAWASDQSEVISGKAVLVAKAAAIGARHPLHVPRPPHWGGYLVLPDRIEFWQGRPSRLHDRIQYRLENGMWIRERLSP, from the coding sequence ATGAATTTGCACGATATTCGGGAAGATTACAGCAAACAGGAATTATCGGAAGCGCAATGCCATGCCGATCCGATTGTTCAGTTTGAACAATGGCTCAACGAAGCGGTTCAGGCGCAGGTAAACGAGCCGACGGCGGTCAATGTGGCGGCGGTGGGCGAAGACGGCCGCCCCAACAGCCGCATGGTGCTGCTCAAAGAAGTCAATCCGCAGGGCTTTGTGTTTTTTACCAATTACAACAGCCGCAAAGGCAAATCGTATGCCGCCCATCCGTTTGCGGCGATGACGTTTTTCTGGCCGGAGTTGGAACGGCAAGTGCGGGTGGAAGGGCGGATTGAAAAACTGTCTGCCGAGGCTTCGGACGAATATTTCGACAGCCGCCCCTATACCAGCCGCATCGGTGCGTGGGCGAGCGATCAGAGCGAAGTGATTTCCGGCAAGGCGGTTTTGGTGGCCAAAGCTGCGGCTATCGGCGCACGCCATCCGCTGCATGTTCCCCGTCCGCCGCATTGGGGCGGCTATCTGGTGCTGCCCGACCGCATCGAATTTTGGCAAGGCCGCCCGAGCCGTCTGCACGACCGTATCCAATACCGTTTGGAAAACGGCATGTGGATTCGGGAACGTTTGTCGCCTTAA
- a CDS encoding pseudouridine synthase: MSKKQPTSKREWRDGAASAGVKKPAAASAKKAAHPFKGEAKRQSSDKRKAFSDGLQTQGREKAVKQRADKAKKLVVRNPNQKILEHARDLKERRSDLSRFEPERLQKVLAASGVGSRREMEEWITNGWVTVNGRVAQLGEKVTPDDHVTVKGNIIKLKWADRLPRIILYYKQEGEIVSRDDPQGRVSIFDRLPQAASSRWVAIGRLDINTSGLLIITTSGELVQRFAHPSFEVEREYAVRVLGELTTEQMRMLTEEGVMLEDGLAKVERIYEQGGEGANKWYNVVIKEGRNREVRRIFESQGLTVSRLVRVGFGPIGLPNRLKRGQFYELNPAEVANIIKWADMLLPGERRRRS; the protein is encoded by the coding sequence ATGTCTAAAAAACAACCTACCAGCAAACGTGAATGGCGCGACGGCGCTGCTTCGGCGGGTGTGAAAAAACCGGCTGCGGCTTCCGCCAAAAAAGCGGCACATCCGTTCAAAGGCGAAGCAAAACGCCAATCTTCAGACAAACGCAAGGCGTTTTCAGACGGCCTGCAGACGCAGGGGCGTGAAAAAGCGGTGAAACAGCGTGCCGATAAGGCGAAAAAACTGGTGGTGCGCAATCCGAACCAGAAAATTCTGGAACACGCCCGTGATTTGAAAGAGCGGCGCAGCGATTTGTCCCGTTTCGAGCCGGAGCGTCTGCAAAAAGTGCTGGCGGCTTCGGGTGTCGGTTCGCGCCGGGAAATGGAAGAATGGATTACCAACGGTTGGGTAACGGTAAACGGCCGTGTGGCGCAGTTGGGCGAAAAAGTAACGCCCGACGACCACGTTACCGTAAAAGGCAACATCATCAAGCTGAAATGGGCCGACCGTTTGCCGAGAATCATTCTGTATTACAAACAGGAAGGCGAAATCGTTTCTCGGGACGACCCTCAGGGGCGGGTGAGTATTTTCGACCGTCTTCCGCAGGCGGCAAGCAGCCGCTGGGTTGCCATCGGGCGTTTGGACATCAACACCAGCGGCCTACTGATTATCACCACTTCGGGCGAACTGGTGCAGCGTTTTGCCCACCCGAGTTTTGAAGTGGAACGGGAATACGCCGTGCGGGTGCTGGGCGAATTGACGACCGAACAAATGCGTATGCTGACCGAAGAGGGCGTGATGCTGGAAGACGGTTTGGCGAAAGTCGAGCGGATTTACGAGCAGGGCGGCGAGGGCGCAAACAAATGGTATAACGTGGTGATTAAAGAAGGCCGCAATCGGGAAGTACGCCGCATTTTTGAAAGTCAGGGTTTGACCGTCAGCCGCTTGGTGCGGGTCGGTTTCGGCCCGATCGGCTTGCCGAACCGCCTGAAGCGGGGACAGTTTTACGAACTCAATCCGGCGGAAGTCGCCAATATCATCAAATGGGCGGATATGCTGCTTCCGGGCGAACGCCGCCGCCGTTCTTAA
- a CDS encoding aldose 1-epimerase: MFDIQTDNSRIILNHQGRRRAEIYLFGALLNRYEIELTDGSRFNAVQGYENPQQARETLTAGFHSAKLSPFACRIRCGQYRFDGQEYCVGKHQIAGHAAHGLMYDADFALIGSGSNAESAWAELAADYRAQEAGFPFAYRLQIRYCLTAQGLETVTLVRNTGRSAMPLADGWHPYFTLGGSVDEWTLQLNSRSRLVFDQDLVANGEILADNRFANARSLAGIELDNSFILDSFDRPACILRSSNYRLSIFPEPSYPYLQIYIPPARQSLALENLSGAPDCFNNGLGLTVLAAGEEKRFATRYVLETCESEAA, translated from the coding sequence ATGTTCGACATACAAACCGACAACAGCCGCATCATATTAAATCATCAGGGCAGACGGCGGGCGGAAATTTACCTGTTCGGCGCATTGCTCAACCGTTATGAAATCGAACTTACCGACGGCAGCCGCTTCAACGCCGTGCAGGGCTATGAAAACCCGCAGCAGGCGAGGGAAACGCTGACAGCAGGCTTTCACAGCGCCAAACTCAGCCCGTTTGCCTGTCGTATCCGCTGCGGGCAATACCGTTTTGACGGGCAGGAATATTGTGTCGGTAAACACCAAATTGCCGGACACGCCGCCCACGGTTTGATGTATGACGCTGATTTTGCACTGATCGGCAGCGGCAGCAATGCAGAATCGGCATGGGCAGAACTGGCGGCGGATTATCGGGCGCAGGAAGCCGGTTTCCCGTTTGCCTACCGTCTGCAAATCCGCTATTGCCTGACGGCGCAGGGCTTGGAAACCGTAACGCTGGTACGCAATACCGGCCGCAGCGCCATGCCGCTGGCAGACGGCTGGCATCCTTATTTCACCTTGGGCGGCAGTGTCGATGAATGGACGCTGCAACTCAACAGCCGCAGCAGGCTGGTGTTTGACCAAGATTTGGTTGCCAACGGCGAAATACTTGCCGACAACCGGTTTGCAAATGCCCGCAGTTTAGCGGGTATCGAACTGGACAACAGTTTTATTCTCGACAGCTTCGACCGACCCGCCTGCATTTTGCGCAGCAGCAACTACCGCCTGAGCATTTTCCCCGAACCCTCTTACCCGTATCTGCAAATCTACATTCCGCCCGCAAGGCAGTCGCTGGCGCTGGAAAACCTCAGCGGTGCGCCCGACTGCTTTAACAACGGCTTAGGTTTGACGGTATTGGCAGCCGGGGAAGAAAAACGGTTTGCCACACGGTATGTCTTGGAAACTTGCGAAAGCGAGGCAGCATAG